The Candidatus Krumholzibacteriota bacterium genomic interval TTTAAGTGTCTGGAGTCCGTCAAGAACCGGCATCTTAAGATCCAGCGTGATTACATCGGGAGCATACATTTTCATCATCTGGATCGCTTCCTCACCATTCTTCGCTTTATAGACTTTGCCGATCTCCCGCACGGAAGATAGTAATCTGGATAGAATCTCCAGCACATGGTTTGAATCGTCAGCGCATAATATATTAATACTCAAAATTCCTCCGGCTCATAAATAATCGCCGTTATCAGATAACAATTATCCTTCTGTTGATAAGATCCTTTGTCCCGAGATTGATAATGACGTCCCCTGACTCCAGATCGAAAAGAACATTTCTCTCAATCTGCCCCCCCGTATGCATGCCTTCTATATTGATATTTTCCTCAACCAACAAAGATACGACATTCAACAATATCGATTCATTTTTTCTTTTTAGTTTAGAATTGAGTCCGCTATATCCGATATTACCTCCGACGATCTTGGCTACGATTGACTGTTTTCTCCCAGAGTCGTTGTTCAACCTGGACAAAAGAGATCTGGTCGCGTTTACCGCGAATCTATCATCGCTTCCTTCACCGTAATAGAGGATATGAGCCATGCCGCCGATCTTATCGATACTGTTATAAAGATTCAGAGCGATACAAGCGCCCAGAACAGTCGAAAGTTTCTCCGGTGATTGACCGAATCCGATCTGTCCCGTTGGGATATATACCGTCTGATTATTTGAATCACAATAAATCATATCTTTCCTATCCTGATCCGACGCTTGCTTTCACTCTATGAACGTCCATACTCTGCGTCTTAACAGTGTGTTTTCTCAATAATACCGGGATATCAATGATCAACACGACTGTTCCATCCCCCATTATAGATGCTCCGGCGATTCCACCTATATCCAGAAATACTCCATTAAGGTTTTTAATGACTATTTCCCGTTCCCCCACGAGATCATCGACAATTACTCCCACTATTTTGTCAAGGTAGTTCAAGATAACGACATAGAATTCGTTCCCAGGGTCATCCCTCTTTATTTCCAGCAGATTGCCAAGAGTATAGATCGGTAGGACCTTATCATTGTGACGAAACAACATTTCTCCACAATCATTTAAATTGACCATATGACGTTTTACGAAGATGATTTCCGACACATTTGCAATCGGTATCGCGTAAATATTCTCTTCACTCTTTACAAGCAATCCCTGGATGATAGCCAGAGTGATCGGCAATCTTAATATTACAGCCGTCCCCTTACCCTCTTCGGACTCGACCTGGATAGACCCTTTCAGTTTTTCTATCTCTTTTTTAACGACATCCATTCCGACTCCACGCCCCGATCGGTCAGTGACATCTTCCATAGTAGAAAAACCAGGCAGGAATATGTACGTCATCAGATCGTGATCGCTCAACGCTTTGTCATTTTTCTGCCCTGGCGACTTACGATCCTGAATTTTTCTGCGTATTTTCTCCTTTTCTATTCCCCTACCATCATCTTTGATCTTAATGACTATCTGATTGTATTCCTGATACGCTTCAAGCAATAGCTGACCGTTTTCAGGTTTACCCAGCCTAATCCTTTCTTCCGGCAGTTCGATTCCATGATCGATCGCGTTCCTGACGACATGCATTATTGCTTCCCGGATCCCATCTACAAGCTTCTTGTCAAGTTCAGTGCTTTCACCACGAATAGTACACTTAACCTGTTTGCCAGTTTCCCTGCTGATTTCGCGAACAACAAGCGGGACGCTATGAAATATCGCGCCGACAGGTACAAGCCTGCTATTCATTATTCCTTCCTGTATCTCGCTTACTATTCGGCTCTGCTCTTGAATGCTTTCATACAGATCATTGATTTCCCTGTTCGATTTGAATCTGTCCCTGATACCTCTTATAAGATCATTATTTCTTGTTCTGTTCGTCACTAGCTCGCCCGCAAGATTCATCAGTTGATCGAGTTTTTGAATATCGACCCTGATCACTTCACGTCTCGCGTTGAGTTCATCTTTAAATTTATTATTTCGCGACAATTCCGCCCTGCTATTCTCCAATTCAACTTCGGCGGCTTTGGCATCATCTGGTACAGCATTCTTAATCTCACTGTCTGACATGATCTCCAGGTTTTCACTTCGACACTGAAGTTTTTCAATTTTTTTCAGTTCACTTATTTTTATTTTGTCAAGTTCGAGCAGATCGACGATTTCATTCTCATTCAGTGAAGTCTCAAAAAGAAAATCGATTGTTCCGTTGAATTCTTCCTCGAGATATTCAATCGGCGGTACGGTGACCAACAGGTTCGTTTTATTATCGAGTTCCCTTATTACAAACATCGCTCTGGCAACAGGCATCGATGTTTCAAGCTCAAAATCAAGCTTTAGATAAAAGATGCCGCCTTTTGCGTTATTGTTATTGATTTCCTTGATCTCTTCGTCAGACAGCAAACTGACCAACGTGCTGCAGGATATATTGCCAGTTCCAAGCAACTTTTGATTTTTTCTTGAAACAACGACATTATCATCAGTTAAGGCGGAGTCCGTCTTAATTGATACTTTCATCTCTTCAGATGGTTCATTCTGACCTGATTCAATCGCCGCTATCTTTCCAAGCATTGAAGAAATATCACGGCCGTTGTCAGTCGCATTTTTCTGAATATCTTCAAGAAGGTTTTTAATCAAACCAAAACTGTCAAAAATCACGTTGATGATATCTTCGGTAAACTCATATCTGTTACTCCTGACGGAATCGAGGATATTTTCGACAGCATGGGCCAACCCTGCCAGAACCTTAAAACCCATAAAGGACGAAGATCCTTTCAGGGTGTGTATAGACCTGAATAAATTGTTGATCAATTCGACATTTCCGGGATACTCTTCCAGTTCAATGAAAATATTTTCCATCTGCTGAACGAGGTCTTCGGCGTCAGTCAAAAATGTGACAACAAACTTGCTTTGTGATAAAGTCAAGGTCATACCTTTCTCAAAATACTGTTTCCAAGTTGGACCAATCCGTGTTTCTTTGGATCGATCATCTCTGAATGCCCGAGAAACAGGTATCCGCCTTTACGCAGACTATGGGAAATACGATTGAGGACATACTCCCTCTTTTTCTCGCCGAAGTATATTATTGTGTTTCTGCAAAATATCAGGTCAGCATTTTTATATGGATTCCAATTTTCTGAAATCAGATTAAACTGGGAGAATTCAACGAGATTTATTATCTTTGGTGACAGCCGGAACCCACCGTTTTCCTTGAAAAAATAGTTATCGATATAGCGACCCGGTATTTCCTTAAGATCATATTCTTCATAGTACCCGGCTTTTGCTTTATTGATATTTTTCTCCGAAATATCAGCAGCCGACAGTTTTACAAAAAATCTGTCCTCAACCGACAATTTTTCCGCGATGACCATAGCCGCCGAATAGATCTCCTGGCCATATGATGATCCCAAAGAGATGATCTTTACATAATGTCCTTTGTCGATCCGTTCGCTGACAAACTCGGGGACTATCTTATTCCCAAGCATGTCATATTGAATCTGGTATCTGAAAAACGAGCTTTCCGAGGTGACGATCTCCTCAAACAGCTTTCTTTTCTCGAAGAAACGCTGATCGCTTGTTTCGAGAAATCTTCTATATTCGTTTATAGAATCTATTCCAAGTCTTTCGACCCTTTTTATGAGCCTGTTGGTCATAAAGATGTGTTTGTTATCATGGATTCTTATCCCGACCTCTGATTCAATGAATCTGCGAAACCAGTTGAAATCATCGCTGCTTAAATAATTATTTATCTTTGATTTTTGCACCTTGAACACTACCCCTCGATAATTTCTTTCTCCAGTTTGTGGTGATCGATCTTGCTCTTGAATTCCTCATCAAAGATCTTTCCTATATCGAGGATGAAAATCAGTTTATCTTTCAGCCTGCCAATTCCACTTATGAATTTGTTCCTTTTCGTCACCGCGGTTTCAGGTGTGTCTGATATCATATTGAATGGTATCTCAATGACATGATGAACAGAATCGACAAGCAACCCAAGCAATGATTCCTCATGTTCAACTACAATCACGCGGCTTTTTGTGGTCATTGCCATGTCTGGCAAGCCAAGTCTTTTACGCAGATCCATAACGGGGATGACATTTCCCATGATGTTTATGACACCAAGGATGTATTCGGGAGATCCTGGTACATCAGTGATCTCCTGTACCCGGTTTACCTCCTGGATGGACGAGATATCCTGCCCGTACCATTCTTCACCAAGTTTGAAATTGACGCACATCAATATTGATTTTTTCTCGGTATTTTCATCGTTCATCATTATTAAGCACCTCACAAATGGATATTTCCGGCTACACAATCTCTTCGTCTTTATTTAGCCAGAACTTTAGCCAGTTAAATGGCGGGCAGGAGGAAAAAACAGGATATTTAAGCGAAAAAGATGTTACTCGTTGTAATAACAGAAGATAAGTACGGTTTTCAGTGCTTTTGAAAAAGAACAGGAAGAAGAATTATGAATAGATTCCCGAGAAACATCAGGAAGAATGATAGCTGCCCATATTTGCAGTAAAATGTCATTTTCCTTAATATCGTCACCGGAGTAATGAACATTCCATTCTTGTTTAAATCAATGGAATACTTGACCCTTCCGGCAGGGTCTACGGACATCGAAATGCCGGTGTTAGCTGCCCGGATAAGTGATACTCCGTTTTCGACAGCACGAAGAACTGGCATTTCGGCATGTTGCATTGCTCCCCTCGAGCTTCCGAACCAGCCGTCATTTGTAATATTGACTAAAAACTGGGCTCCATTTCTAATATATTTTCTTGCATATTCAGTAAACGTCGATTCGAAACAGATCAGAGTGCCAAATTTGCCCGCAACGGAATCAAAAATAGTCATATTTTCACCATGTTTGAAATTGGCCTGTCCAAAATCAATCTTTTCCAGGCCGGGGAAATATTGGCTGAATGGCACCTTTTCGCCAAAGGGCAAAAGCTTTATCTTTTCATACTGAGCGGTCAATTCACCTTTTTTGTCGAACAATCCACAAGCGTTGAATCCTATCCACTTTTCACCTTCCTGAATATGATTTATGTACCCGATCAGAAGATCGACTCCCGAATTGTTTGAAATCCTCTTTAACCAGTTTCTGTATCGAGTGGAGTGACTTACCGAGACAGGCGCTGCCGTCTCAGGGAATATTACTAATTTCGCTCCAAGCTCGGCACCTCTCTTCGTCAGTTCATCAATTTGAACAAAAATAGAATCACGATATTCCGGTTTCCATTTAATTCCTAAATTGACATTCGGTTGTACGATAGCGATATCCTCCCTGGATCTGTTATCAGTAATATCCCTGTCTATCTGCCCGATCCGCATGTTCCCATACGCAAGATGAGATATCGTAACAACGGCCAGAACAACCGAAGCCAAGGCTTTATGCTTTTTATCGCTGGAAAAGATAATGAAGGCTATCAGCACATTCAGGAGGACAATAACCATCGATAATCCAAATGGGCCATATATAGACAACCCCTGGAGAGCGATCGGATAGGGCACAAGAGAACTTGAAATCAATCCCCATGAAAAAGCAAGTTCACCATTACTGCGTATGAATTCGATCAGTGCCCAGAGCGCTGGAGCCGTAAAAACAGCTCTTATTCCAAAACGTTTTATAAGCCATGATAATAACAGGGTAAAAAGCCCCGTAAAACATGAAAGGTACAATACAAACAGAATCACCGCTGGAATAAGGATCCACGACATATTGATACTTGACTCGGGAATAAGGTTGGCTATCCAGTAGAGGAGAATCGAGAAAAAGGCGATGCCAAACAGATACCCGACCCAGAATCCTTTCTTAAGGGCATTCTTTCGCCAGACAACCCGCGGAAAAACGACTAAAAAATATCTTATCAGCGGAACAAGAGCAACAAGAGATAAGATCCTTGTTGGAAAAGGAGGGAAAGCGGCTGCCATGAGCAACCCGCCAGAAAATCCGGCGATAATCTCATCCTTCCAGTAAAATATAAATTCTCTTCTCTTCAAACATCTCCCTTCAACTGCCAATCGCGGTGGATTATAATCAAAATACACTATTTCAACCAATATTAATTTAATATTTATCCGAATATCTCGATACAAAGCGATTATTCGCCATGTTAACAGGAATGAGTTCCTAGAGTATTCTCATCGAATCCAAGTATAAATTTGATCTCATTCAACAATAATCAACCATCTCTGGCGAGTGATCCCGATGCTTGGAAGTCCTTTCCGCTTAAAGAAAGACGCTTCATTTTTTTCAGCAGGCCTTGCCGTGTTATCCCGAGCATTTCTGCTGACCGAGTCCTGTTTCCGGAAAAACGTTTAAGTGTTTTCTCAATCATCTTCAGTTCCAGCCGGTTTACAGCTGCTGGCAGAGTCTGATCTTCAAAATCCGATCCCTGTGAAAGATCAATGTTGTAATTCCGTACTGAAGACGAGAACATCTCTGAAAGCAGAAGCGGATTATCGGGAAAAAGAGCAATGGCTCTTTCAATTTCATTTTTTAGTTCTCTGACATTTCCAGGCCAGTTGTACGACAAAAGATCCCTTGCGGCTCCGGCAGAGATCTGTGGATTTTTTCTTCCACGCTTACTGGAACCAGTATCTAGAAAATGTCTGGCGAGAAGCAATATGTCTTCTTTTCTTTGCCTCAATGGAGGGATATATAATCGGACTCCCTTTATCCTGTAGTATAAATCTTCTCTGAACCTTTTTTCTTTCACCTGACTGGCAAGATCTCTGTTTGTGGCAAATACAAACCTTACATCGATCTTCCGCCTCTGACTTTCTCCCACACGTCTTATCTCCTTTTCCTGAATGACTCTAAGCAATGCCGCTTGAAGGTGCAGGGGCATCTCTCCAATCTCATCAAGGAAAAACGTTCCACCTCCCGCGCTTTCCACTAATCCGCGTCTATTATTCATCGCTCCTGTAAAAGAGCCTTTTACATGCCCGAACAGTTCGCTTTGGAGCAGTGACGGCGGCAGTTCCATACAGTTGATAATGACTAGTGGACCCACTCTCCCGGGATTGAGGTTATGAATATTTCGGGCGACAATCTCCTTCCCAGTACCATTTTCACCTTCTATTAAAACTGGAATCTTGCTGGAGGCTATATTCTTCAACTGATTTTTTAATTTTATAACTCCGGGCGAAAATCCGAAAAGTGGGGGATCTAAATCCTTAATCGAATATTTTTGCCCTGAACAAGCCGTTCTCCCTGAATCGGTATTTTCGGAAATTACATTGATTCCCGCTATGTTCAATATTGGTTCAAGCAGATCCATGAATCTACTCGCGGCATAAAGATTTTGTATCATCGCCCCGTCAAGAGACCTTCGACATACGATCCTGACCTCTGTGTCCAACCGATGAATTCTGCCTCTGAATACCCATTTCCCGTTACCAAGGTTATCCAGAACCCATCCATCTTGATAGCAAACAGGTTGATTGCACGTCACAATACCTGGGAATCCGACCGGGAAGGATAAATCCTCCTTTTCATCTCTGTCATGGAAGTTACCACCTCCTGACATTTCAGGAAACAGGAATGATATTTGCCTACCTCTAATGATATCTGTTCTTGAAGGCTGTTTATCGTATTGATGACGATGATCGATGATCTTGAGCCGCTTTTCATCCTCTTGATAAAACGCACGCAGATAAGCAGACTCCAAATCACAGAAATGACAAAGTATCCTTAAGAATTCGTCTATCAGGTTTTCCAAATGTTCTTCCTCCCGGAATATCCCTTTTGAAAAGAAGAAATCCTTCCAGATATAAAAATTATTTCCTAAATTTAAAATATCCCAGTCAAGTTTCCTTAAGCCCAATGGGCATTAATCATTCCCGATACGACATGCTTTGATATCTATATATGATATATACGGTTATATTATTATACGTTACTTTTATATCAGTGGTTCTGTCAGTTTTCTGACGCTACGATCCGCTTGACAACGCCATGATGAGAGAATATCATTCCTCTGACTTGACAAACCTGTGTCAATATACTGACGGTTGCAACGAAACCCTTTTTGATTCCATACCCGGGAAAAATAAGTGAAAGAGAAAATAGAAGTAAATCTGCTGGAATTAATTCCTGAGAAGCTGATTGATCAGGAAACTGATGAAAACGGGATGATAACGCTTTTAGTTCCAAGATTTAGAAATCGTTTTCTGAAAATAATGAACGACCGGTCCCCACATAGAAGATTTGTAAAGATGAAGCTTGATGAAATCGGTAGTTGCGCATGGTCCAGTATCGATGGAAAGAAAAACATAAGACAGATCGGCGAGACACTGCGGGAAAATTTCGGAGAACAGATCGAGCCATGTTATGATCGTCTGAGTATGTTCATGACAAAACTCGAATACGAAAAGTACATCAGGTATATCAATCTGGATCATCAAATAGCCGGTACGGAGTGATGGCAACCCGTCAGGTTTGAATGTCGCCTTGTGACAGTATTGATTAATACTCCAACACCTAGTTCAGCCGGATAATAACAGCATTCATACTTCGATCCTCTTCCACCTCTATTGTAAAATTATAATCAGATAACGGAGGAAGACTGAACAATAGATACTCAGGTCCCATCGATGATATCTCTCCTGTGACTGGTCCGGAACAGTAGTCCGCGAAAGAATAATACAGCGGGAGAAAGTCCACTCGCATATTTAGTGAACTGTACGTGAAACGAGTATCATCGGTAATTTCAAGATCATCAAGAAAAAGAGTGGCGATCCAGTCACTGAATATTTCGAAGAACTTCATCCCAGTCGCTTTCTCCACATTCCCAATCCCTGTCTCTTTGGATTGAACAAGTTTTTTGAAGACGGTTTCCCCGAACCTGTCGCCCAGATACCTGAAAAAGAGGAAGGACGCGCCTCTTTCCGGAATACTGTTTCCGCCATGAATAAGAGAAACTGTGCCAGGGTCAGCCAGGAACCTGTTCGCTCTTTTAACATTATCCTCATCGTAACAATTCAAGTCTTCAGCAATATGAGCCAAACCTTCGTCCACCCATGTTTCTTCAACGTAAGTTGGAAGAATACCATTACCATAATCAAGTACTCGGTAATTGAACATGATCATGTGTAAAAATTCATGCCCTAGAACTCCTTCGATCGCGAGGAGCGCCTTATCTTTTTCATACGTATTTTCATAAATACCTTCCGGGTCCGGAACGATGGTATAAAACACCTCCATCGCGTTAGTACAGGCAGGGTTCATATAAGCCGGGATCAGATCGCCAGGCATGAAAAATCCAGCGATATAACCTTCAGTCGATGCCGTTCCTGAAGGAGTGAGCAGATTAACGACAGGAGAAAGAAGTATCGCAACCTTGCGATTTCCATCAATATCCGATTCAGATCCAAACGCTTCCCTGTTTTTCTGATAAATACTTGTATCGAATATTTCACCGAGAGCTATGGTTTCACTTCCAGTTATACAGCTGATATCTGTCATTTGATCGAGATAGACCAGAGTGTGGATTCCCTCATAGACAAGATCGGCCGTTACAGCAGTAAAACTGCTTGGATCGATTGTGCTTCCTTCAGGGTCAGCGTACACGCTAAATGTCATAGTCTGAGGTGCCATTGTTGCCGTGTTTTTACGGAAGTCAGTAATTTCCGGGCTTACATCACTTCTTGTAACTGAAGTTATCGCCAGGAGACAGTCATTTCTTCTTCGTTTTTCAAAATCGTATCTTCTCCTCGCACCGTCGCCGTCTTCCATAAAAGCTGTCAAATCCTTGTGATCTCTACCCGAAACATTTGTAGTTACACTGAATTCGGTTTTTGCATCTTCCACCCTGACATTGGAGCATGGACTATCGGCAG includes:
- a CDS encoding chemotaxis protein CheD, whose protein sequence is MIYCDSNNQTVYIPTGQIGFGQSPEKLSTVLGACIALNLYNSIDKIGGMAHILYYGEGSDDRFAVNATRSLLSRLNNDSGRKQSIVAKIVGGNIGYSGLNSKLKRKNESILLNVVSLLVEENINIEGMHTGGQIERNVLFDLESGDVIINLGTKDLINRRIIVI
- a CDS encoding chemotaxis protein CheA, producing the protein MTLSQSKFVVTFLTDAEDLVQQMENIFIELEEYPGNVELINNLFRSIHTLKGSSSFMGFKVLAGLAHAVENILDSVRSNRYEFTEDIINVIFDSFGLIKNLLEDIQKNATDNGRDISSMLGKIAAIESGQNEPSEEMKVSIKTDSALTDDNVVVSRKNQKLLGTGNISCSTLVSLLSDEEIKEINNNNAKGGIFYLKLDFELETSMPVARAMFVIRELDNKTNLLVTVPPIEYLEEEFNGTIDFLFETSLNENEIVDLLELDKIKISELKKIEKLQCRSENLEIMSDSEIKNAVPDDAKAAEVELENSRAELSRNNKFKDELNARREVIRVDIQKLDQLMNLAGELVTNRTRNNDLIRGIRDRFKSNREINDLYESIQEQSRIVSEIQEGIMNSRLVPVGAIFHSVPLVVREISRETGKQVKCTIRGESTELDKKLVDGIREAIMHVVRNAIDHGIELPEERIRLGKPENGQLLLEAYQEYNQIVIKIKDDGRGIEKEKIRRKIQDRKSPGQKNDKALSDHDLMTYIFLPGFSTMEDVTDRSGRGVGMDVVKKEIEKLKGSIQVESEEGKGTAVILRLPITLAIIQGLLVKSEENIYAIPIANVSEIIFVKRHMVNLNDCGEMLFRHNDKVLPIYTLGNLLEIKRDDPGNEFYVVILNYLDKIVGVIVDDLVGEREIVIKNLNGVFLDIGGIAGASIMGDGTVVLIIDIPVLLRKHTVKTQSMDVHRVKASVGSG
- a CDS encoding protein-glutamate O-methyltransferase CheR; this translates as MQKSKINNYLSSDDFNWFRRFIESEVGIRIHDNKHIFMTNRLIKRVERLGIDSINEYRRFLETSDQRFFEKRKLFEEIVTSESSFFRYQIQYDMLGNKIVPEFVSERIDKGHYVKIISLGSSYGQEIYSAAMVIAEKLSVEDRFFVKLSAADISEKNINKAKAGYYEEYDLKEIPGRYIDNYFFKENGGFRLSPKIINLVEFSQFNLISENWNPYKNADLIFCRNTIIYFGEKKREYVLNRISHSLRKGGYLFLGHSEMIDPKKHGLVQLGNSILRKV
- a CDS encoding purine-binding chemotaxis protein CheW produces the protein MNDENTEKKSILMCVNFKLGEEWYGQDISSIQEVNRVQEITDVPGSPEYILGVINIMGNVIPVMDLRKRLGLPDMAMTTKSRVIVVEHEESLLGLLVDSVHHVIEIPFNMISDTPETAVTKRNKFISGIGRLKDKLIFILDIGKIFDEEFKSKIDHHKLEKEIIEG
- the lnt gene encoding apolipoprotein N-acyltransferase, with the protein product MYRDIRINIKLILVEIVYFDYNPPRLAVEGRCLKRREFIFYWKDEIIAGFSGGLLMAAAFPPFPTRILSLVALVPLIRYFLVVFPRVVWRKNALKKGFWVGYLFGIAFFSILLYWIANLIPESSINMSWILIPAVILFVLYLSCFTGLFTLLLSWLIKRFGIRAVFTAPALWALIEFIRSNGELAFSWGLISSSLVPYPIALQGLSIYGPFGLSMVIVLLNVLIAFIIFSSDKKHKALASVVLAVVTISHLAYGNMRIGQIDRDITDNRSREDIAIVQPNVNLGIKWKPEYRDSIFVQIDELTKRGAELGAKLVIFPETAAPVSVSHSTRYRNWLKRISNNSGVDLLIGYINHIQEGEKWIGFNACGLFDKKGELTAQYEKIKLLPFGEKVPFSQYFPGLEKIDFGQANFKHGENMTIFDSVAGKFGTLICFESTFTEYARKYIRNGAQFLVNITNDGWFGSSRGAMQHAEMPVLRAVENGVSLIRAANTGISMSVDPAGRVKYSIDLNKNGMFITPVTILRKMTFYCKYGQLSFFLMFLGNLFIILLPVLFQKH
- a CDS encoding sigma-54-dependent Fis family transcriptional regulator, translated to MGLRKLDWDILNLGNNFYIWKDFFFSKGIFREEEHLENLIDEFLRILCHFCDLESAYLRAFYQEDEKRLKIIDHRHQYDKQPSRTDIIRGRQISFLFPEMSGGGNFHDRDEKEDLSFPVGFPGIVTCNQPVCYQDGWVLDNLGNGKWVFRGRIHRLDTEVRIVCRRSLDGAMIQNLYAASRFMDLLEPILNIAGINVISENTDSGRTACSGQKYSIKDLDPPLFGFSPGVIKLKNQLKNIASSKIPVLIEGENGTGKEIVARNIHNLNPGRVGPLVIINCMELPPSLLQSELFGHVKGSFTGAMNNRRGLVESAGGGTFFLDEIGEMPLHLQAALLRVIQEKEIRRVGESQRRKIDVRFVFATNRDLASQVKEKRFREDLYYRIKGVRLYIPPLRQRKEDILLLARHFLDTGSSKRGRKNPQISAGAARDLLSYNWPGNVRELKNEIERAIALFPDNPLLLSEMFSSSVRNYNIDLSQGSDFEDQTLPAAVNRLELKMIEKTLKRFSGNRTRSAEMLGITRQGLLKKMKRLSLSGKDFQASGSLARDG
- a CDS encoding PqqD family protein — protein: MKEKIEVNLLELIPEKLIDQETDENGMITLLVPRFRNRFLKIMNDRSPHRRFVKMKLDEIGSCAWSSIDGKKNIRQIGETLRENFGEQIEPCYDRLSMFMTKLEYEKYIRYINLDHQIAGTE